The following coding sequences lie in one Flavobacterium sp. 20NA77.7 genomic window:
- a CDS encoding ABC transporter ATP-binding protein, translating into MISTKDITFSYHKDHIFHMPDVFCQAGNTLLVTGNSGKGKTTYLHILAGLLKPASGQVTIDNIDVTKLSEQKTDAFRGKNIGVVFQKSHFIASLTVLENLEMVSWLATGKKHTKRAKNLLEKLDVLDQATKLVSQLSVGQQQRVSIARALMNKPKVLLADEPTSSLDDKNAEKVIDLLENLAKEYQAALLIVTHDSRIKQRFTNQITMV; encoded by the coding sequence ATGATAAGCACAAAAGACATTACATTTTCTTATCACAAAGACCATATTTTTCACATGCCCGATGTATTTTGTCAGGCAGGAAATACACTTTTAGTTACAGGTAATTCAGGAAAAGGGAAAACAACGTATTTACATATATTAGCAGGTTTACTTAAGCCCGCTTCAGGTCAGGTAACTATCGATAATATTGACGTTACAAAACTCTCTGAACAAAAAACAGACGCGTTTAGAGGTAAAAATATTGGCGTTGTTTTTCAAAAATCACATTTTATTGCTTCTTTAACAGTTTTAGAAAATTTAGAAATGGTTAGTTGGTTGGCAACAGGTAAAAAGCATACAAAAAGAGCGAAAAATTTACTAGAAAAATTAGATGTTCTTGATCAAGCAACTAAATTAGTTTCACAATTAAGTGTAGGTCAACAACAACGCGTTTCCATAGCACGTGCTTTAATGAATAAACCTAAAGTGCTTTTGGCAGATGAGCCCACATCTAGCTTAGATGATAAAAATGCTGAAAAAGTAATTGATTTATTAGAAAATTTAGCCAAAGAATATCAAGCAGCATTATTAATTGTGACACATGATTCTAGAATTAAACAACGTTTTACTAATCAAATTACAATGGTATGA
- a CDS encoding YjjG family noncanonical pyrimidine nucleotidase produces the protein MNPIKHIFFDLDHTLWDFDKNAELAFERIFVENRIDLPIKKFIEVYNPINQAYWKLYQVNEVSHETLRYGRLKDSFDSCKLTISDELLFKISDDFISYLPLNNHLIEGTLETLNYLQANYQLHIITNGFAHVQESKMINANLNRFFKTITNSEMAGHKKPHQTIFQYALKEANAQKHESIMIGDSWEADVEGALNFGMKVIYFNPNSNKLQRQVLQIEKLIELQNIL, from the coding sequence GTGAATCCGATAAAACACATTTTTTTTGATTTAGATCATACGCTTTGGGATTTTGATAAGAATGCTGAATTAGCTTTTGAGCGTATTTTTGTTGAAAATAGAATTGATTTACCCATTAAAAAGTTTATAGAAGTTTATAATCCTATTAATCAAGCCTATTGGAAATTGTATCAAGTTAATGAAGTTTCACATGAAACCCTAAGATATGGTCGTTTGAAAGATTCTTTTGATTCTTGTAAGCTTACTATCTCTGATGAGCTACTATTTAAAATTTCTGATGATTTTATTTCCTATTTACCATTAAATAATCATTTAATAGAAGGAACATTAGAAACACTAAATTATTTACAAGCTAACTATCAATTACATATTATTACAAATGGTTTTGCTCATGTTCAAGAGAGCAAAATGATAAATGCAAATTTGAATAGGTTTTTTAAAACAATAACAAATTCAGAAATGGCAGGACATAAAAAGCCACACCAAACTATTTTTCAATATGCTTTAAAAGAAGCAAATGCTCAAAAACATGAAAGCATTATGATAGGTGATAGCTGGGAAGCCGATGTAGAAGGCGCTTTAAATTTTGGAATGAAAGTCATTTATTTTAATCCAAATAGCAACAAACTTCAAAGACAAGTGTTGCAAATAGAGAAATTAATTGAACTACAAAATATATTATAA
- a CDS encoding ABC transporter permease yields the protein MIAKLAWKNIWFKPLNTILSILLLTASVAIITVLILVEKQFEEKYQSNLDGVDLVLGAQGSPLQLVLSSVYHVDDPTGNISYDSAKVWMQHPYVKKAIPLAFGDNYLGYKIVGTTTDYLEKYQAKFTDGKPFDKNFEVVVGSDVAEKLNLKIGDTFKGTHGSAAEGEVHEHGEYKVVGILSKTGKVLDNLILSNIPSVWQMHHEEPLAEEEHIHSDSCRHEHDHEDMTIDEPEMEVTAVLIEFRNKMGVMLWPRLIAQNTKMQAALPTYQMNRLFDLFGVGLNALKYLAFGIMLISGISIFIALFTTLKERKAEFALLRVNGAKRYQLLIVVLLESMLLCVVGYLFGTLLGRAGLVLLSKASESDFKLGFNPLEIIWEKESWLFGLTLLVGLLAALIPAVKAYTLNISKSLSNA from the coding sequence ATGATTGCAAAATTAGCTTGGAAAAATATTTGGTTTAAACCTTTAAATACTATTTTAAGTATCTTGTTATTAACAGCTAGTGTGGCAATAATCACCGTACTTATTTTAGTTGAAAAGCAATTTGAAGAAAAATACCAAAGTAATTTAGACGGTGTAGATTTAGTATTAGGTGCACAAGGTAGTCCATTACAATTAGTGTTGTCGTCAGTTTATCATGTTGATGACCCTACGGGTAATATTAGTTATGATTCAGCAAAAGTATGGATGCAACATCCCTATGTTAAGAAGGCTATTCCTTTAGCATTTGGAGACAATTATTTAGGCTACAAAATTGTTGGAACTACCACAGATTATTTAGAAAAGTATCAAGCTAAATTTACTGACGGAAAACCCTTTGATAAAAATTTTGAAGTAGTTGTGGGATCTGATGTGGCTGAAAAATTAAATTTAAAAATTGGAGATACTTTTAAAGGCACACATGGTAGTGCTGCAGAAGGAGAAGTACATGAACATGGTGAGTATAAAGTAGTAGGTATTCTTTCAAAAACAGGCAAAGTATTAGATAATTTAATTTTATCAAATATACCAAGTGTTTGGCAAATGCATCATGAAGAACCACTAGCTGAAGAAGAGCACATACACTCAGATTCGTGTCGTCACGAGCATGATCATGAAGACATGACAATTGATGAACCAGAAATGGAAGTAACAGCTGTTTTAATTGAATTTAGAAATAAAATGGGTGTAATGCTTTGGCCAAGACTTATAGCACAAAATACTAAAATGCAAGCGGCATTACCCACTTATCAAATGAATCGATTATTTGATTTGTTTGGAGTTGGTTTAAATGCATTAAAATATTTGGCGTTTGGCATCATGTTGATTTCAGGGATTTCTATTTTTATAGCCTTATTTACCACTTTAAAAGAGCGTAAAGCTGAATTTGCTTTATTACGAGTGAATGGTGCGAAAAGGTATCAGTTATTAATTGTTGTACTCTTAGAAAGCATGTTGCTGTGTGTAGTTGGTTATCTATTTGGCACACTTTTAGGTCGAGCAGGACTAGTTTTACTCTCTAAAGCTTCTGAAAGCGATTTTAAGTTAGGTTTTAATCCTTTGGAAATTATTTGGGAAAAAGAAAGTTGGCTATTTGGTTTAACGCTTTTAGTAGGACTACTTGCGGCTTTGATTCCCGCAGTAAAAGCATATACATTAAATATTTCAAAATCATTATCAAATGCATAA